One Salarias fasciatus chromosome 22, fSalaFa1.1, whole genome shotgun sequence DNA segment encodes these proteins:
- the LOC115409844 gene encoding gap junction beta-4 protein-like, which translates to MNWAFLEGLLSGVNKYSTAFGRIWLAIVFIFRLLVFLVACEKVWGDEQKDFDCNTRQPGCHNVCYDHYYPVSYTRLWAIQLIFVTCPSLLVTLHVSYRKDRERKRRLKHGEDCVPLYDDTGKKRGGLWWTYFFSLLFKMTVDAVFIFLLFHIYEATFFPPVVKCREEPCPHVVDCYIARPTEKKIFTVFMVVTSFVCIVLTLCEMFYLCGKRFWECCRRGEPRFERENARMMTTTNMSENGNYKEKEKICLTTM; encoded by the exons GTGAACAAATATTCCACGGCGTTCGGTCGCATATGGCTCGCCATTGTTTTCATCTTCAGACTCTTGGTGTTTCTGGTGGCTTGCGAAAAGGTCTGGGGCGACGAGCAAAAGGACTTCGACTGCAACACCCGCCAGCCCGGCTGCCACAACGTGTGCTACGATCACTACTACCCCGTCTCCTACACGCGGCTCTGGGCCATCCAGCTGATCTTCGTCACCTGTCCGTCCCTCCTCGTGACCCTCCACGTGTCCTACAGGAAAGACCGGGAACGGAAGCGCCGGCTGAAGCACGGAGAGGACTGCGTGCCTCTGTACGACGACACGGGGAAGAAACGCGGGGGTCTCTGGTGGACCTACTTCTTTAGCCTGCTGTTCAAGATGACGGTGGACGCCGTGTTCATCTTCCTGCTGTTCCACATCTACGAGGCCACCTTCTTCCCACCGGTGGTGAAATGCAGGGAAGAACCGTGTCCTCATGTTGTGGACTGCTACATCGCAAG GCCCACAGAGAAGAAAATATTCACCGTCTTCATGGTGGTGACCAGCTTCGTGTGCATCGTCCTCACACTCTGCGAAATGTTCTACCTGTGTGGGAAAAGGTTCTGGGAGTGCTGCAGGAGGGGTGAACCTCGCTTCGAGAGGGAGAACGCCCGGATGATGACCACGACCAACATGAGCGAGAATGGAAACtacaaagagaaggaaaagatcTGCTTAACGACAATGTAG